The DNA sequence CAGCTGGGGATATCCACGCTGACTTCCTTGACCGGGAACTGGTAGAGAACCCCTTTAAGAACCTCTTTGATGTCTTCCTCATCCATTTGGAGGCAGTTGACTACAATAACCGGAACGCTATATCTTTCCATCATCTCTTCCGAAAGGCGGTTGGCCTGCTCGGATTGAGGATAAGCCGAATTGAGAAGAATGGCGAAGGGCTTGTTGATCTCTTTCAGCTCGGAAATAACCCGCTCCTCCGCTTCTTGATATTCCTCACGGGGGATATCGTTGATGGAACCATCGCAAGTGACCACCAGCCCAATGGAGGAATGATCGTTGATCACCTTCTGGGTTCCGATTTCCGCCGCCATGTTAAAGGGAATTTCCTTATCATACCACGGGGTCATAACCATGCGGGGCTGCTCGTTTTCAATATAGCCCAGAGAGCTTGGAACAATGTAGCCCACACAGTCGATCATCCGCACATTCATGGAAGCATTTTCGCCCAGCTTGACATTGACTGCTTCCTCTGGGATAAACTTGGGCTCCGTGGTCATAATGGTTTTCCCGCCGGAGGACTGGGGCAGCTCATCCACCGCCCTCTCCCGTACAAATTCGCTCTCGATGTTGGGAATAACCAGTGTTTCCATAAATTTTTTGATAAAGGTGGATTTACCTGTGCGCACAGGCCCCACCACCCCAATGTAGATGTTGCCATCAGTACGCTTGGCAATATCGGTGTATATGCTACGGTTTTCCATACCCGCTAAATCTCCTTTCGTTGCCACTTGGGCTACTGTATACTTATTTCACTTTCAAGCAGTCCTGCGGGCTGCTTGGGAACCACTGCACACGCAGCGGCTTTTTTCTCCCGCAGGAGCGGGTGAAAGGTGGTGTATAGTTTCTTCACTGGCCTTGCCTCTGCCCGGAATGCTTAATTTTTTATGCAGGGGCTGCCATTTTTAGCGTGAAGTCACTATATAATGGGGATAAGAAGCATACGTTTTTCACCCAGCTCATCGCTTTCCAGCGAATTTTCATCCCAGATGGCGTTTTGGGAGGTATTGTAGCGTTTGGCAATATCCCAAACGGTTTCACCCGGATCGGTGTAGTAAATATAGAGCTTGTTGAAATCTTTCTTTTTGGGTGATTCCTCATTGACCTCCACCTGATCCAGAATATCCCGTTTGAAATCGCTGTAGAGACAACCGCTCACCAGAATATCACAGCGTATATCCACTTTTTCTTTGCCCATAGGTGCAAAGCTGGTGGCAAGAATCGCCGCTTTAGGGGAAAAGTTTGTTCCAGAAGAAGGCTGTGCCGACATATTGTTTTCTACAGAGGCTGGCTGCTCAAAATACATGGTGGAGCCGTCATCCATCTTGGTAAACATGCAGATGTTAAACTTGATGTTCACCTTAATGGCATTATCCTCCAGCTTCCATCCGGTTTGATCCGGCTGGCACCAAACATCCATGACCTTCTCCACATTTTCAGGAAGATCCAAGCTCATTTTATGGGGGATATTCTCCCGCACCACATCGGTAAGCTTCTGGAAGGCAACGGCCTTGCGGTGGCTCTTGCAGTCATACTGGGTGGAGTAGCAATCGGAGGCAACAGGCACCTCCACATGGCGGTGCAGCTTTACCATAGCTTCCAAGCGGGCATCCAGAGAAAGAAGCCGGTATTCGCCATCGCTATCCGCCTTGGGCTGCACATCGCAGGAAAGCACACAAAGCTCTACCATGCAGACACTGTCTTCATCCACGCCATCGCAATCCACAATCTGGCTCAGTGGCAGGCTGTAATCGGTGCACTCCAAATCGTTTTCATCCTCTTTGGATTGATACAGCACATGCACCATCAAATCGCCTTTAACCACCAGTTTGCCGGCCACAATCTTGAAATCCTGCACATTGGCTTGCACATCCGCCCGCAGAACAACGCCCACTGAGCATTTGCCATTGCCGATCTCCAGATCCTCCGATACAGTGAAGGGGCTGCGGCACTGGCCGGTCATCTCGGTGGCATGCACCACATTCTGGCGCAGCTGAACACCACCGCCCTCGCAGCCGCTGACAACGGTTTCTTCCTTGATGCTGATCACCTTGGCAGAAAGGGTCAGGGCACCCCGAACATCCACCCGGCGTTGGTTAACGGCCCGGCAGTTGACATAATCCACCGTAACATCCACTGTCACAACTGGCTTGTTGGGGGCTGAGCGCAAATCGATGGTTTTGCTGAAGGGGATTTTGTACTCTACCTGCCGCACACAAGGTGTTTCGGAGGTATAATAAATTTTGGCGATGGCCATGCCTTCGATGGTCAGGCGGTCTCCTGTCACTGTACTGCTGGACACTGTGGGGGAAATCCCGCATTTGAGGATTTTAACAATGTCTGGGCAATAATCGGGCAGAAGCGCATCGCACTCGATGGGCTGCTCCACAGAACCATCATAGATCACTTCGTTTATGGCAACTGATTGCTTGGATACTTTAAGCTCCATAAAAATCCCTCACCTCTCCTATTTTCTAAAACAAATATATTCGCCTGTTGTCCAATATAGTACAAAAAAGCCATTGTCTTTCTCAAAGAGAAAAAATAATGGCACAAACTATAGGCACACTTGCCGCCAACTTACTGTATAACAGTTTTGAAGCTATAGAAGTATACAAACAAAAGACCGCTGCTCTCTTTAAAGAGAAAGCAACAGCCTTTTTATGCTTTGGAAGTCTATTGAATACAGCCAAGGGCGTTGGGCAAAGAGAAAGGGAAATTTCAAAGCCTGTTTATATGTACTGCGAAAAACCGGGGAACACCTCTTTGGGGCTTCCCCACACTTTCTATTTCCTCAGCCGGGAATATCCGCCTTAATCCAATGAGACGCTGAAATATCTTTTTCTGATAAATGGGGCCCTTTTTTTAACAGCGCTGCAAAGGAGGTTCAGGCGTGTTGGGAGGAAAAATTTTTTAATCAGCCTCTTTTTTGATTTTAAAAATAAGCCGCAGAAGCGGACTGAGAAATCGAGGGCTTTTAAATACGACAATCTTCAAACCAATACACCACCTTTGCAATCAGTATGAAATAAAAAGAATTCCCAGATAGATCAGCGCAATGGCTGCGAGCAGAAGCGCCAGCCTTAAAGAACAAATCAATGCCAAAAGCATTCCTGCGCCAAAAGCAATTAACATTGTAACGGTTCTTTCACATCGGAATCTTCTTTGGCACCTTCTTCCCACTTTCTTCACCCCACACGAGTATTTGCCCCATATTACCAAGCACAGCTCAAATCGATCGGCTGTTTAATCTGTGTTTGGCATGAATTAAAATGTGACCTTGGTTTAGTATACGCAAGGAAGGCCATTTGTGTTAAAGGGGATTTCTTTAAAAATGCCTTTACTGCCCCAACGGAGCAAAATTGCCTTGTCCAACTGCAAAAAAGGCTTCCTTTTTTACCACGAGGCTGTCACCCATACAGCATTTGTGGGATCTGCCCGCAAGCGGTAGTTATTTGATGAAAATTATGATACAATATTTGCAAGGCAGAAATTGTATCATCTTATGCTCTGCCTGCGATCATGGGTAATTCTACCATAACGCTTTACTTTCATGTTTGAGAGAATTGTGTCGGATACAGCCAAGAGCTAAAGCCCAAATTTACATTCAGCCTAATTTTGGATCTGGGGGGTACCAAGGGGGAACAAAGCGCTTGCATTTTCTGCGAAAAATGTATAGGTGGCTTGCGCTAAGCTCCAGCCACAAAGCGCCTTATGGGGGAACCAGTTCCCCCATAAACCCCCTCCGGCCTCCGGCGGGGCAAGAGCAAATAGCCTTTTTTTCTTTGCATCCATTCTTTTTCTTTTAAAAAGAATGGATGTGCCAGCCGCACGGCATGAGTGCGGAAGTGCTGAATATCAACTCCATTGGGCCGTGAAAGGTATTTTTGCGGCGTAATATCGCTAAAATCCGCTATTTCTTATGCAAGGCGATTCACTTCGCTTATTTTTCAACACCGAGGTGGTTTCATGAATGAAAATCAAGTGCCCGGCGCCTCCTACAGCTCGGCGCCAGAGGGTTCCCCATATCCCAACCCACAGCAGCAATTCCGGAAGATGCTGCGGGGCAACTCCAACACTGTGGGCTTCGGGCTGTTGCTTAATATTGTAATCAGCCTTTTTCTGCCGGTTCTGCTGGGCTTTGGAGCCGGTTTTATTTCTTTGGATATTGATACGCTCTCC is a window from the Oscillospiraceae bacterium MB08-C2-2 genome containing:
- the spoIVA gene encoding stage IV sporulation protein A, which translates into the protein MENRSIYTDIAKRTDGNIYIGVVGPVRTGKSTFIKKFMETLVIPNIESEFVRERAVDELPQSSGGKTIMTTEPKFIPEEAVNVKLGENASMNVRMIDCVGYIVPSSLGYIENEQPRMVMTPWYDKEIPFNMAAEIGTQKVINDHSSIGLVVTCDGSINDIPREEYQEAEERVISELKEINKPFAILLNSAYPQSEQANRLSEEMMERYSVPVIVVNCLQMDEEDIKEVLKGVLYQFPVKEVSVDIPSWIMSLDKHHWLKSDVFGAIQESAKDIEHISQVEPAFENLNECQHIQSHQIKDINLGTGSVQITITVPSELFYKILGEVTGLEIGGEGGLMPCMIELARVKKEYDKIKGALEEVAATGYGIVMPALDELTLEEPEIVKQGGRYGVKLKASAPSIHMMRADITTEVSPIVGSEKQSEELIMYLLRDFEEHPENIWSSNIFGKSLHELVNEGLHNKLYRMPSDARIKLQETIERIINEGCGGLICIIL
- a CDS encoding SPOCS domain-containing protein, whose translation is MELKVSKQSVAINEVIYDGSVEQPIECDALLPDYCPDIVKILKCGISPTVSSSTVTGDRLTIEGMAIAKIYYTSETPCVRQVEYKIPFSKTIDLRSAPNKPVVTVDVTVDYVNCRAVNQRRVDVRGALTLSAKVISIKEETVVSGCEGGGVQLRQNVVHATEMTGQCRSPFTVSEDLEIGNGKCSVGVVLRADVQANVQDFKIVAGKLVVKGDLMVHVLYQSKEDENDLECTDYSLPLSQIVDCDGVDEDSVCMVELCVLSCDVQPKADSDGEYRLLSLDARLEAMVKLHRHVEVPVASDCYSTQYDCKSHRKAVAFQKLTDVVRENIPHKMSLDLPENVEKVMDVWCQPDQTGWKLEDNAIKVNIKFNICMFTKMDDGSTMYFEQPASVENNMSAQPSSGTNFSPKAAILATSFAPMGKEKVDIRCDILVSGCLYSDFKRDILDQVEVNEESPKKKDFNKLYIYYTDPGETVWDIAKRYNTSQNAIWDENSLESDELGEKRMLLIPII